In Anomaloglossus baeobatrachus isolate aAnoBae1 chromosome 5 unlocalized genomic scaffold, aAnoBae1.hap1 SUPER_5_unloc_6, whole genome shotgun sequence, the following are encoded in one genomic region:
- the LOC142259297 gene encoding uncharacterized protein LOC142259297, producing the protein YPKIHTEKRISSESVSYQRTHTGEKPFSCFECGKSFAHKSHLFRHQGTHTGEKPFSCSECGRCFNRKSNLVIHHRTHTGEKPFSCSECRKCFAHKSHLVIHKRTHTGEKPFSCSDCGKCFAHKLHFITHQRTHTGEKPYPCSECGKCFNQKSQVVTHQRTHIGEKLFSCSNCGKYFTLKSHLFRHQRTHTGEKPFSCSECGRCFNHKSYLSKHQRIHTGLKSMTCLE; encoded by the coding sequence TATCCAAAAATTCACACGGAGAAAAGAATTTCTTCAGAATCTGTTagttaccagagaactcacacaggggaaaagccattttcatgtttcgaatgtggaaaatcttttgcacataaatcacatcTTTTTAGACATCAGggaactcacactggggagaagcctttttcatgttcagaatgtgggagatgttttaaccgaaaatcaaatcttgttatacatcacagaactcacacaggggagaagcctttttcatgttcagaatgcaggaaatgttttgcacataaatcacatcttgttatacataagagaactcacacgggggagaagccgttttcatgttcagattgtgggaaatgttttgcacataaattgcattttattacacatcagagaactcacacaggggagaagccatatccatgttcagaatgtgggaaatgttttaaccaaaaatcacaagttgtgacacatcagagaactcacatagGGGAGAAGCTTTTTTCATGTTCAaattgtgggaaatattttacactTAAATCACATCtttttagacatcagagaactcacacaggggagaagcctttttcatgttcagaatgtgggagatgttttaaccaTAAATCATATCTTTCaaaacaccaaagaattcacacagggctgAAATCCATGACATGTTTAGAATGA